From Micromonospora nigra, one genomic window encodes:
- a CDS encoding bifunctional GNAT family N-acetyltransferase/acetate--CoA ligase family protein: MTTVDQPVDVLLSDGTTVQLRPIDPSDGPGVVAMHSRFSERTRYLRYFSPYPRIPERDLHRFVNVDHRDREALVVLAGEQIVAVGRYERLGPAAPDAEVAFVVEDAYQGRGIGSVLLEHLADAARRHGIVNFVAEVLPANGTMLRVFSDFGYQVQRQFADGVVHLTFPIAPTEATLEVQRGREHRTEARSIARLLAPRGVAVYGASATGQGVGAAVLGHLRDGGFAGAVVPVHPTASTVAGLPAYPSAVDAGSPVDLAVVSVPPRAVEGVVADAAAAGAHGLVVISAGFAEAGGEGAAAQRALVRAAHAAGMRVVGPNCLGVANTDPSVRLNATLAPRLPAPGRVGIFSQSGAFGVALLAEADRRGLGLSSFVSAGNRADVSGNDLLQYWQDDPGTDVIMLYLETFGNPRKFARLARRIGRDKPVLALASSARPPGAGQVAGPDEVAVSALFAQSGVIRVDTVGELLDVGVLLAHQPLPAGDRVGVVGNSSALCGLAATACAAQGLTVAAGYPVDVGPRAGVAEYAAALAGAAADERVDALVAVFAPPLPGQLTSAEADFTAALPVAFAAGKPTVATFLVGRAPAGVPAYPSVEEAVRALGRVTAYARWLRRPAGVLPELPRVDAAAAQAALRPECLDPAGLLTAYGVDVVESVPASSADGAVEAAYDLGFPVALKAAAAGLRHRLDLGAVRLDLPDAATVRRAYAEMAAVFGADVLVQPMVPPGVACVVELVEDPAFGPVVGFGLGGVATELLGDRAWRAVPLTDLDAAELVDEPRAAPLLRGHRGAAPVDRAALTDLLLRVGRLADEQPRVRALTLNPVLARPDGISVLHATVRIGSVVDRPDTGPRRL; this comes from the coding sequence GTGACCACGGTCGACCAGCCGGTGGACGTGCTGCTCAGCGACGGCACCACCGTCCAACTGCGACCCATCGACCCGTCCGACGGGCCGGGCGTCGTGGCCATGCACTCCCGGTTCTCGGAGCGCACCCGTTACCTGCGCTACTTCTCGCCGTACCCGCGCATCCCGGAGCGCGACCTGCACCGGTTCGTCAACGTCGACCACCGCGACCGGGAGGCGTTGGTGGTGCTCGCCGGCGAGCAGATCGTCGCCGTCGGTCGCTACGAGCGGCTCGGCCCCGCGGCCCCCGACGCCGAGGTGGCGTTCGTGGTGGAGGACGCCTACCAGGGGCGGGGCATCGGCTCGGTGCTGCTGGAACACCTGGCCGACGCGGCCCGGCGGCACGGCATCGTGAACTTCGTGGCCGAGGTGCTGCCCGCCAACGGGACGATGCTGCGGGTCTTCTCCGACTTCGGCTACCAGGTGCAACGTCAGTTCGCCGACGGGGTGGTGCACCTGACGTTCCCCATCGCGCCCACCGAGGCGACGCTGGAGGTGCAGCGCGGTCGGGAACACCGCACGGAGGCCCGTTCGATCGCCCGGCTGCTCGCCCCGCGTGGCGTGGCCGTCTACGGGGCCAGCGCCACCGGGCAGGGCGTCGGCGCGGCCGTGCTGGGGCATCTGCGGGACGGCGGTTTCGCCGGGGCGGTGGTGCCCGTGCACCCGACCGCGTCGACGGTGGCCGGGTTGCCCGCGTACCCGTCGGCGGTCGACGCGGGGTCCCCGGTCGACCTGGCCGTGGTGTCGGTGCCGCCCCGTGCCGTGGAGGGGGTGGTCGCCGACGCGGCCGCCGCCGGGGCGCACGGCCTGGTGGTGATCTCCGCGGGCTTCGCCGAGGCCGGTGGGGAGGGGGCCGCCGCGCAGCGGGCGCTGGTCCGGGCGGCCCACGCGGCGGGCATGCGGGTGGTCGGCCCGAACTGTCTGGGGGTGGCCAACACCGATCCGTCGGTACGCCTCAACGCCACGCTCGCCCCTCGGCTGCCGGCGCCCGGCCGGGTGGGCATCTTCAGCCAGTCGGGCGCGTTCGGGGTGGCGTTGCTGGCCGAGGCGGACCGGCGCGGGCTGGGCCTGTCCAGCTTCGTCTCGGCCGGCAACCGGGCTGACGTGTCCGGCAACGACCTGTTGCAGTACTGGCAGGACGACCCCGGCACAGACGTGATCATGTTGTACCTGGAGACGTTCGGCAACCCGCGCAAGTTCGCCCGGCTGGCCCGGCGCATCGGCCGGGACAAGCCGGTGCTGGCGCTGGCCTCGTCCGCCCGACCGCCCGGGGCGGGACAGGTCGCCGGCCCCGACGAGGTGGCGGTGAGTGCCCTGTTCGCCCAGTCGGGGGTGATCCGGGTGGACACGGTGGGCGAACTGCTCGACGTCGGGGTGCTGCTGGCCCACCAGCCGCTGCCGGCGGGCGACCGGGTCGGTGTGGTCGGCAACTCCTCGGCGCTGTGCGGGCTCGCCGCCACCGCCTGTGCCGCCCAGGGCCTCACGGTCGCCGCCGGTTACCCGGTCGACGTGGGGCCCCGGGCCGGCGTCGCCGAGTACGCGGCCGCGCTCGCCGGGGCCGCCGCCGACGAGCGGGTGGACGCGCTCGTGGCCGTGTTCGCCCCGCCGCTGCCGGGGCAGCTCACCAGCGCCGAGGCCGACTTCACCGCCGCCCTGCCCGTCGCGTTCGCCGCCGGCAAGCCCACGGTGGCGACCTTCCTCGTCGGCCGCGCCCCGGCCGGGGTGCCCGCGTACCCCAGTGTGGAGGAGGCGGTGCGGGCCCTGGGCCGCGTCACCGCGTACGCCCGCTGGCTGCGCCGCCCCGCCGGGGTGCTGCCCGAGCTGCCCCGGGTCGACGCGGCGGCGGCGCAGGCCGCCCTGCGCCCCGAGTGCCTCGACCCGGCGGGGCTGCTCACGGCGTACGGCGTCGACGTGGTCGAGTCGGTGCCCGCCAGCTCGGCCGACGGGGCGGTCGAGGCCGCGTACGACCTGGGTTTCCCCGTGGCGTTGAAGGCCGCTGCCGCCGGCCTGCGACACCGGCTCGACCTGGGTGCCGTGCGCCTCGACCTGCCCGACGCGGCGACGGTGCGCCGGGCGTACGCGGAGATGGCGGCGGTCTTCGGCGCGGACGTGCTGGTGCAGCCGATGGTGCCCCCCGGGGTGGCCTGCGTGGTGGAGCTGGTGGAGGATCCGGCGTTCGGGCCGGTGGTCGGTTTCGGGTTGGGTGGGGTCGCCACGGAACTGCTCGGGGACCGGGCGTGGCGGGCGGTGCCGCTGACCGACCTGGACGCCGCCGAGCTGGTCGACGAGCCGCGGGCCGCGCCGTTGCTGCGGGGGCATCGGGGTGCCGCGCCGGTGGACCGGGCGGCGCTGACCGACCTGCTGCTGCGGGTGGGGCGGCTCGCCGACGAGCAGCCCCGGGTGCGGGCGTTGACGTTGAATCCGGTGCTGGCCCGGCCGGACGGCATCTCGGTGTTGCACGCGACCGTGCGGATCGGTTCGGTCGTCGACCGTCCCGACACGGGCCCCCGCCGCCTCTGA
- a CDS encoding VOC family protein, translating to MNWTLEVVIVPVSDVDRAKAFYADRLGFTVDHDTVIDADTRIVQLTPPGSGCSVVIGKGAVPDMPPGSLKGLQLVVPDLRAARAELVDRGVEVSEIQVVGKNPRPVPDPLDNVGFVFFTDPDGNAWAVQQISERA from the coding sequence GTGAACTGGACACTGGAAGTGGTGATCGTGCCCGTCTCCGACGTGGACCGGGCCAAGGCGTTCTACGCCGACCGGCTCGGCTTCACCGTCGACCATGACACCGTGATCGACGCCGACACCCGCATCGTGCAGCTCACCCCGCCCGGCTCCGGCTGCTCGGTGGTGATCGGCAAGGGGGCCGTGCCGGACATGCCTCCCGGCTCGCTCAAGGGCCTCCAGCTGGTGGTTCCGGACCTGCGCGCGGCGCGGGCCGAACTGGTCGACCGGGGCGTCGAGGTCAGCGAGATCCAGGTCGTCGGGAAGAACCCGCGGCCCGTGCCCGACCCACTGGACAACGTGGGCTTCGTCTTCTTCACCGACCCCGACGGCAACGCCTGGGCCGTCCAGCAGATCTCCGAGCGGGCCTGA
- the sigB gene encoding RNA polymerase sigma factor SigB, which translates to MALQMMEHRMRPAGTTEAELGTDTLTDLDATDERGVSTDLVRAYLNGIGRTKLLTAAQEVDLAKRIEAGLFAEEKLTTCTPVSAGLRADLELVAAQGRAAKNHLLEANLRLVVSIAKRYTGRGMAFLDLIQEGNLGLIRAVEKFDYTKGYKFSTYATWWIRQAITRAMADQARTIRIPVHMVEQVNRMVRARRELSVTLGREPTVAEVARALDVPEFQVIELISYDREPVSLDQAVGEDGESALGDFVAAVDPAAAPGEVAAHGELRNEVSIVLATLSQREQAVIRLRFGLDDGRQRTLDEVGREFGLSRERIRQIEKVTLLKLRAPERAQRLEAYAC; encoded by the coding sequence ATGGCCCTGCAGATGATGGAGCACCGGATGCGCCCGGCCGGCACCACCGAGGCCGAGCTCGGCACCGACACCCTGACCGACCTGGACGCCACCGACGAGCGCGGCGTCTCCACCGACCTGGTCCGGGCATACCTCAACGGAATCGGTCGCACGAAGCTGCTGACGGCGGCACAGGAGGTCGACCTGGCCAAGCGGATCGAGGCCGGGCTGTTCGCCGAGGAGAAGCTGACCACCTGCACCCCGGTCTCCGCCGGCCTGCGCGCCGACCTCGAACTCGTCGCCGCGCAGGGGCGGGCCGCGAAGAACCACCTGCTGGAGGCGAACCTGCGGCTGGTGGTCAGCATCGCCAAGCGGTACACGGGACGCGGCATGGCCTTCCTCGACCTGATCCAGGAAGGCAACCTCGGCCTGATCCGCGCCGTCGAGAAGTTCGACTACACCAAGGGCTACAAGTTCTCCACCTACGCCACCTGGTGGATCCGCCAGGCCATCACCCGCGCCATGGCCGACCAGGCCCGCACCATCCGCATCCCCGTCCACATGGTCGAGCAGGTCAACCGGATGGTCCGCGCCCGCCGGGAACTGTCGGTGACGCTGGGCCGGGAGCCGACCGTCGCGGAGGTGGCCCGGGCGTTGGACGTTCCCGAGTTCCAGGTGATCGAGCTGATCTCGTACGACCGGGAGCCGGTGAGCCTGGACCAGGCGGTCGGCGAGGACGGGGAGAGCGCGCTCGGCGACTTCGTCGCCGCGGTCGACCCGGCAGCCGCACCCGGTGAGGTCGCCGCGCACGGAGAACTGCGCAACGAGGTCAGCATCGTGCTGGCCACCCTCTCCCAGCGGGAGCAGGCCGTGATCCGGCTGCGGTTCGGCCTCGACGACGGCCGGCAGCGCACCCTCGACGAGGTGGGCCGCGAGTTCGGTCTGTCCCGGGAACGGATCCGCCAGATCGAGAAGGTCACCCTGCTGAAGCTGCGTGCCCCGGAGCGGGCCCAGCGGTTGGAGGCGTACGCCTGCTGA
- a CDS encoding sporulation protein: MVFKRLMQAMGVGGPSVETVLANPNCRPGGQLEGTVQVAGGDHAVDVTYVALGLVTRVEVESGDDDYQTTQEFHRQHATGAFRLEAGQRYDIPFRFDVPWETPLTELYGQHLHGMTMGLRTELEVAKAVDKGDLDAVAVHPLPAQERILDAFLRLGFRFARADVERGHIYGVHQSLPFYQEIEFAPAPQYAGAINQLEVTFVADPQQMQVVLELDKRGGLLTEGRDTFGRFTVQHATAEGTDWTAQLDAWLRQSLQRRGLFG; the protein is encoded by the coding sequence GTGGTCTTCAAGCGGCTCATGCAGGCGATGGGCGTGGGCGGCCCGTCGGTGGAGACGGTGCTGGCCAACCCGAACTGCCGCCCAGGTGGCCAGTTGGAGGGCACCGTCCAGGTGGCCGGTGGCGACCACGCCGTCGACGTGACCTACGTGGCTCTCGGGCTGGTCACCCGGGTCGAGGTGGAGAGCGGCGACGACGACTACCAGACCACGCAGGAGTTCCACCGGCAGCACGCCACCGGCGCGTTCCGGTTGGAGGCGGGCCAGCGGTACGACATCCCGTTCCGCTTCGACGTGCCGTGGGAGACCCCGCTGACCGAGCTGTACGGGCAGCACCTGCACGGGATGACCATGGGTCTGCGCACCGAACTGGAGGTGGCGAAGGCCGTCGACAAGGGTGACCTGGACGCGGTCGCGGTGCATCCGTTGCCCGCCCAGGAACGGATCCTGGACGCGTTCCTGCGGTTGGGTTTCCGGTTCGCCCGCGCCGACGTCGAACGTGGCCACATCTACGGCGTACACCAGAGCCTGCCCTTCTACCAGGAGATCGAGTTCGCGCCCGCGCCGCAGTACGCCGGAGCGATCAACCAGCTGGAGGTCACCTTCGTGGCCGACCCGCAGCAGATGCAGGTGGTGCTGGAGCTGGACAAGCGCGGTGGCTTGCTCACCGAGGGCCGGGACACCTTCGGCCGGTTCACGGTGCAGCACGCCACGGCCGAGGGGACGGACTGGACGGCTCAGCTGGACGCCTGGCTGCGCCAGTCCCTCCAGCGCCGGGGACTGTTCGGCTGA